Sequence from the Hyalangium minutum genome:
CTCGAGGATCAGGACGGGAACCCCGGCGCTCCGAAGCTGCCCGGCGGTGGCGGGCGTCAGGTTCTCCTCCGTCGCGAGGACCAGGTCCGGCTTCAGGCTGATGATGCCCTCGATGCTGGGATGGTAGGGGTGGCCGACCTTGGCGATCTTCTCCTGCTCGGGAGGCCACGTCCCGCCGACGTCCGTCCCTACGATGGCGTCACCCTTCCCGAGCCTGAACAGGATCTCCACCAGCGAGGAGTTGACCGCGACCACCCGCTTGGGAGCGGCGATGTCCACGGACTGGCCGTCGACGCCCTTGAGCGGCTCTGCCAGGGAGAGCGGGCTCGCGAAGACGATGCCCAGGAGCAACAGCGAGAAGACAGGACGAGTCATTGAATTTGCGAATCAATTTCAAGAAGACATGCGACTCATGTCACCCTCCCGTGGCCGCTGTCAAGGACGGTCGACGTGGTACGCACGCGGAAACAGGTATGATCAGCCCATGTTGAAGACGCCCCTGGGACGCTTCCGTGCCATCGCCCTATTGGAGGGCGTGTCCTTCCTCGTGCTGCTGTTCATCGCCATGCCGCTGAAATACTGGGCCGGCATGCCCCTGGCGGTACGGGTGGTGGGCCTGGCGCACGGCGTGCTGTTCCTGGCGTACCTCCCCTCGCTGCTCGAGGTGGCGGTGGCTCACCGCTGGTCGCTGCCACGCACGGTGGCCGCGTTCGGCGCGTCACTCGTCCCCTTTGGGACCTTCGTGCTCGACGCGAGGTTACGCCGCGAGCAGCAGACCGCAGTCACGTGAAGGACTGAGTCTTTCGCGTACCGGGGCTCTCCGCCAAAGGCGCCGCAGGAAAAGTGGAAGCGGCGGGAATGGTGAAGCTGTTCGAAAATCATCCGCACTTCACGATCTTCCCGTGCGACGCGGTGGACGTGATGCCGTTGCTTTCGGGTCCGCCCGAGGCGTAAGCCCGCGCGCCGTCACCCGGGCGGCGGGGCGGCGTTAAACACCGCCAGTTGCGCAGCGAACGCACGCTTGTAGGCCGGCCGCGCTTCGGCGCGGGCGATATAGGCGGCGAGGTTCGGATACGCCTCGAGAATGCCCGACCCCTGCAGCCTGCGCAGGACCGTCACCATGAGAATGTCGGCCGCGCTGAAGGCGCCGTCGAGCCAGTCGGCGTCGCCGAGGCGCGCGGCGAGATCGTCCAGCCGTTTCCGGATGATGTCGTCCAGCGCGCGCAGGCGATGCTCGTACCAGGGCTGGTCGCGCTCGAGAATCATCACCAGA
This genomic interval carries:
- a CDS encoding DUF3817 domain-containing protein, translated to MLKTPLGRFRAIALLEGVSFLVLLFIAMPLKYWAGMPLAVRVVGLAHGVLFLAYLPSLLEVAVAHRWSLPRTVAAFGASLVPFGTFVLDARLRREQQTAVT